The following are encoded in a window of Sutcliffiella horikoshii genomic DNA:
- a CDS encoding PD40 domain-containing protein, which produces MKYLLICLLAASVVFAPLSSYAEATEQPKAAFTRYQSLWLFDGTKEVSLHENIEVGKFSWSHDGKWLVYEAKQVDTQSESKEFDIWLYNTETMSSSKLKIAGHDPQWNPADHSFSFLTGSILCVVELASGTPIIHQLTGGVSNFTWDAEGVNLIASASAALFPDGWSHPRLYEVHWGVEKESHEMDVKVTPLHTIGSPLKYEDISILSVDVESFSWSHDGKSLAMVVAPTASWSADSNMLSIYVKENKLFIPLGEVLLDADWIKWAPTKPLLASIQGGGRMTSGGVKNKVLTTSTIIPNYKKVHTPKGFADVDFDWVDDERIVVARGRETSDSPDKFKSSLYMVDLKEKEAVKIVETPEGYSDGEPVVLEHGSGLRLSWVRVDADGRKHIWMSKVDGSDGRKVVENVFDVVWFGE; this is translated from the coding sequence ATGAAATATTTATTGATTTGTTTATTGGCTGCATCCGTTGTTTTCGCTCCTCTATCTAGCTATGCTGAAGCTACGGAACAACCAAAAGCGGCATTTACAAGGTACCAATCTTTATGGCTTTTTGATGGTACGAAGGAAGTCTCCTTGCATGAGAATATAGAAGTAGGAAAATTCAGTTGGTCACATGACGGTAAATGGCTTGTTTATGAAGCCAAGCAGGTGGATACACAATCAGAATCAAAAGAATTTGACATCTGGTTATATAATACCGAAACGATGAGTTCTAGCAAGCTAAAGATTGCTGGACATGATCCACAGTGGAATCCCGCGGATCATTCTTTTTCATTCCTGACTGGCTCCATACTTTGCGTGGTGGAGCTCGCTTCCGGAACACCTATTATTCATCAGCTTACAGGTGGTGTGTCTAATTTCACTTGGGATGCAGAAGGTGTTAACTTAATTGCATCTGCTAGTGCGGCTTTGTTTCCTGATGGTTGGAGCCACCCAAGACTCTACGAAGTTCATTGGGGTGTGGAGAAGGAATCTCATGAGATGGATGTAAAAGTTACGCCGCTTCATACGATTGGATCTCCACTTAAGTATGAAGATATCTCGATCCTCTCAGTGGATGTGGAAAGCTTCTCCTGGTCACATGACGGAAAAAGTTTGGCAATGGTGGTGGCGCCGACAGCATCGTGGTCTGCTGACAGCAATATGCTTAGCATCTATGTAAAAGAGAACAAGCTTTTTATACCGCTTGGGGAAGTCCTTCTTGATGCCGATTGGATTAAGTGGGCGCCGACAAAGCCCCTTCTTGCCTCTATTCAGGGAGGTGGCCGGATGACCAGTGGCGGAGTTAAAAATAAAGTCCTGACGACAAGCACCATTATCCCAAATTATAAAAAGGTTCATACACCAAAAGGGTTTGCAGATGTGGATTTTGATTGGGTAGATGATGAGAGGATTGTTGTGGCGCGTGGGAGAGAAACCAGTGACAGTCCTGATAAATTTAAGTCGTCGTTGTATATGGTGGATTTGAAGGAAAAAGAGGCAGTCAAAATTGTGGAAACGCCTGAGGGTTACTCCGATGGTGAGCCTGTGGTGTTGGAACATGGTTCTGGGTTGCGGTTGTCTTGGGTCCGGGTAGATGCGGATGGCAGAAAGCATATTTGGATGAGTAAGGTGGATGGATCTGACGGTCGGAAGGTTGTGGAGAATGTGTTTGATGTGGTTTGGTTTGGGGAGTGA
- the efp gene encoding elongation factor P, translated as MISVNDFRTGLTIEVDNGIWRVMDFQHVKPGKGAAFVRSKLRNLRNGAIQEKTFRAGEKVAKAQIDNRKMQYLYANGDMHVFMDNESYDQLELPSAQIEYELKFLKENMEVAIMMYHSETLGVELPNTVELKVAETEPGIKGDTASGGSKPAVMETGVTVNVPFFVNEGDVLIINTTDSSYVSRA; from the coding sequence ATGATTTCAGTAAACGATTTTCGTACAGGTTTAACAATCGAAGTAGACAACGGCATTTGGCGCGTAATGGATTTCCAACACGTGAAGCCAGGGAAAGGAGCAGCATTCGTACGTTCTAAATTACGTAACCTACGTAATGGTGCTATCCAAGAAAAAACGTTCCGTGCTGGCGAAAAAGTAGCAAAAGCACAGATCGACAACCGCAAAATGCAATACCTTTACGCAAACGGCGACATGCACGTATTCATGGACAATGAGTCCTATGACCAGTTGGAACTTCCATCTGCTCAAATTGAATACGAATTGAAATTCTTAAAAGAAAACATGGAAGTTGCTATCATGATGTACCATAGTGAGACGCTTGGAGTCGAGCTTCCAAACACAGTAGAACTAAAAGTAGCTGAAACAGAGCCAGGTATCAAAGGCGATACAGCTTCGGGCGGATCTAAGCCAGCGGTTATGGAAACTGGCGTAACAGTTAACGTACCATTCTTCGTAAACGAAGGTGACGTATTGATTATCAATACAACTGACTCTTCTTACGTTTCTAGAGCTTAA
- a CDS encoding M24 family metallopeptidase, giving the protein MTKLTKLRESFQDSGIDALLITSGKNRQYITGFTGSAGVAVVTEDKAVFITDFRYTEQAAKQCEGFEIVQHKGGLVEEIANVVKDLGVAKLGFEQDHVTFSTYLNYKTTIKTDLVPVSGVIEKLRLIKSEQEIKILKEATQIADAAFEHILTYIKPGLTELDVSNELEFFMRKQGAVSSSFDIIVASGFRSALPHGVASDKVIENGEFVTLDFGAYYKGYNSDITRTLAVGEPSDELKTIYDTVLEAQLRGMRGIKAGITGREADALTRDYITEKGYGEYFGHSTGHGLGMEVHEGPSLSVKSDTVLEPGMIVTVEPGIYVAGLGGVRIEDDTIVTETGNETLSFSTKELIIL; this is encoded by the coding sequence ATGACAAAGTTAACTAAACTTAGAGAAAGCTTTCAAGATTCAGGAATTGATGCATTACTAATTACAAGCGGAAAAAACCGCCAATACATCACAGGATTCACCGGTTCAGCAGGTGTGGCAGTCGTGACAGAAGACAAAGCTGTATTCATCACAGACTTCCGTTACACTGAACAAGCTGCCAAACAATGTGAAGGGTTCGAAATCGTTCAGCATAAAGGTGGTTTGGTAGAAGAAATCGCAAATGTGGTGAAAGACCTTGGGGTAGCAAAGCTTGGCTTTGAGCAAGACCATGTTACTTTTTCCACGTACTTAAACTACAAAACCACTATAAAAACAGATCTTGTCCCTGTTTCTGGCGTTATTGAAAAGTTACGCTTGATTAAGAGTGAACAAGAGATTAAGATATTAAAGGAAGCTACACAGATTGCTGACGCAGCTTTTGAACATATTCTTACATACATCAAGCCAGGTCTGACAGAATTGGATGTATCCAATGAGTTGGAATTCTTCATGAGAAAACAAGGCGCTGTTTCTTCATCCTTTGACATTATCGTTGCTTCTGGTTTCCGCTCAGCCCTGCCACACGGCGTCGCTTCGGATAAAGTGATTGAAAACGGTGAGTTTGTAACGCTTGATTTTGGAGCTTATTATAAAGGCTATAACTCCGACATTACAAGAACACTTGCTGTGGGAGAGCCAAGCGATGAGCTGAAAACGATCTATGATACTGTATTGGAAGCACAGTTACGAGGCATGAGAGGAATCAAGGCAGGCATCACCGGCCGTGAAGCGGATGCGCTGACACGTGATTACATTACGGAAAAAGGCTATGGAGAGTACTTCGGACATTCTACAGGTCACGGACTTGGAATGGAAGTGCATGAAGGTCCTTCTCTATCTGTGAAATCAGACACAGTTTTAGAACCGGGAATGATTGTAACAGTAGAACCTGGTATTTATGTTGCTGGATTAGGCGGAGTGCGTATTGAAGACGATACCATCGTTACAGAAACAGGTAACGAAACACTTTCCTTCTCTACAAAAGAACTTATTATTTTGTAA
- the aroQ gene encoding type II 3-dehydroquinate dehydratase: MRLLVLNGPNLNRLGLREPSVYGSQTLQDLEAQLQAFAGKNSCELTCFQSNHEGELIDKLHDAEGSFDGIVMNPGAFTHYSYAIRDAIASISVPVMEVHISNIHKREEFRHTSVTAPVTAGQIVGLGFYGYELALLALLNQNKGE, translated from the coding sequence ATGCGCTTACTTGTTCTCAACGGCCCTAACCTAAACCGATTAGGACTTAGGGAACCCTCAGTATATGGCAGTCAAACATTGCAAGATTTAGAAGCGCAACTTCAAGCATTCGCAGGCAAAAATTCGTGTGAACTAACTTGTTTTCAAAGCAATCACGAAGGAGAGCTTATCGATAAGCTTCATGATGCGGAAGGCAGTTTTGACGGGATTGTCATGAACCCAGGCGCCTTCACCCATTACAGCTATGCAATTCGCGATGCCATTGCAAGCATTTCAGTACCGGTAATGGAAGTGCACATTTCCAACATACATAAGCGGGAAGAATTCAGACATACATCCGTCACCGCACCGGTAACAGCAGGCCAGATTGTCGGGCTGGGCTTTTATGGATACGAACTAGCACTATTAGCACTATTGAATCAGAACAAGGGGGAATAG
- a CDS encoding YqhR family membrane protein: MMSDKKKLEQNQREEPMGFMTKVIVTGFVGGVLWSLIGYFAYMFSFTEISPNVVLQPWALGDWKKGWLGHIISVILLGLFGIGAALIYAAILKKFQQFWIGIVYGIALWGLVFFLLNPMFPSIKTVGELTLDTNVTNVCLYILFGVFVGYSISFEHNEMQHQNQHSKQQSQSSK, translated from the coding sequence ATGATGAGCGATAAAAAGAAATTGGAACAGAACCAAAGAGAAGAACCGATGGGGTTTATGACAAAAGTTATCGTTACCGGGTTTGTAGGTGGGGTGCTATGGAGTTTAATCGGATATTTTGCCTATATGTTCAGCTTCACTGAAATCAGCCCAAATGTTGTGCTTCAGCCATGGGCGCTTGGTGATTGGAAAAAAGGATGGCTGGGTCATATAATTAGTGTCATATTACTTGGTTTGTTTGGCATAGGTGCTGCTCTTATATATGCAGCGATATTAAAGAAGTTTCAACAGTTCTGGATTGGAATCGTGTATGGTATTGCCCTTTGGGGTCTAGTTTTCTTTTTATTGAACCCAATGTTTCCTTCCATAAAAACTGTCGGAGAACTTACCCTTGATACCAATGTGACAAATGTATGCTTATACATACTCTTCGGTGTTTTTGTAGGCTACTCCATCTCCTTTGAACACAATGAAATGCAACACCAAAATCAACATTCAAAACAACAATCACAATCCTCAAAGTAG
- a CDS encoding DUF1385 domain-containing protein, whose amino-acid sequence MSKDSKPVYGGQAVVEGVMFGGKRHYVTAIRRKDDSIEYLHVPRKVNPTLQSLKKIPFIRGIVAIVEAAGNGSKHLNFSTERYDVDPSQDEEEIYNKKEPSKLEMILSVAAVGVLSFIFGKFIFTLVPVFLAELTKPIFPSDFAQVLVETVFKLMLLLAYIYFISFTPIIKRVFQYHGAEHKVINAYENGKELTVSNIQAQSRLHYRCGSSFILFTVVVGFFVYLLVPTDPLWVRVLNRLALIPVVLGISFEVLQLTNKVRDIPVLKVLGYPGLWLQLLTTKEPTDDQVEVAILSFNRLLELEQDSEKKITEEIV is encoded by the coding sequence ATGTCAAAAGATTCAAAACCTGTTTATGGAGGACAGGCTGTGGTTGAAGGTGTAATGTTTGGTGGAAAGCGCCATTATGTTACTGCCATTCGCAGAAAAGATGACTCCATCGAATACCTTCATGTGCCAAGAAAGGTAAATCCGACATTACAGTCTTTAAAAAAGATTCCTTTTATTCGCGGAATCGTTGCAATAGTGGAAGCTGCTGGGAATGGATCGAAGCATCTGAATTTTTCCACAGAGCGTTATGATGTGGATCCGAGTCAAGATGAGGAAGAGATTTATAACAAAAAAGAGCCTTCCAAGCTTGAAATGATTTTAAGCGTTGCAGCTGTCGGGGTATTATCGTTTATTTTCGGGAAATTCATCTTCACACTTGTGCCCGTTTTTTTGGCAGAACTGACAAAGCCAATTTTCCCAAGTGATTTTGCACAGGTATTAGTAGAAACGGTGTTTAAATTGATGCTTTTGTTGGCATACATATATTTCATCTCTTTTACCCCTATCATTAAAAGGGTATTTCAATATCATGGTGCGGAGCATAAAGTGATTAACGCTTATGAAAACGGGAAAGAATTAACTGTAAGCAATATTCAAGCTCAATCTAGATTGCATTATAGATGTGGCAGCAGTTTTATCCTGTTCACAGTAGTTGTAGGCTTCTTTGTATACCTTCTTGTACCGACAGATCCTTTATGGGTGCGTGTACTGAATCGTTTAGCGCTCATTCCTGTTGTTTTAGGTATTTCTTTTGAAGTATTACAGCTTACGAACAAAGTCCGCGATATTCCTGTTTTAAAAGTTTTAGGGTATCCCGGCCTGTGGTTGCAATTGTTAACCACAAAGGAACCAACGGACGACCAAGTGGAGGTCGCTATCCTTTCCTTTAACAGATTATTGGAGCTAGAACAAGATTCAGAGAAAAAGATTACCGAAGAAATAGTATAA
- a CDS encoding SA1362 family protein translates to MKRSYRKPIFYTLVSLAAFYLIIQLFTNPGGLFTSLLLIVGGATVFYLIFRYFIQGKIGAKTDARYSKAVKQSKKKYSATSSAKPTISPITSSRDRASSKPAAPKRKAPSHLTVIEGKKGKKKNRAFF, encoded by the coding sequence ATGAAAAGAAGCTATCGAAAACCAATTTTCTATACTCTTGTTTCCTTAGCAGCTTTTTATTTGATCATTCAATTATTTACTAATCCAGGAGGGTTATTTACGAGTCTCCTTTTAATTGTAGGGGGGGCAACCGTATTTTACTTAATTTTCCGCTATTTTATTCAAGGGAAAATTGGAGCAAAAACGGATGCCAGGTATAGTAAGGCTGTGAAGCAATCCAAAAAGAAATACTCAGCCACAAGTAGCGCAAAGCCAACTATCAGCCCGATTACATCCAGCAGAGATCGTGCAAGCTCCAAACCTGCCGCACCAAAACGCAAAGCCCCATCCCATCTGACCGTCATTGAAGGGAAAAAGGGCAAAAAGAAAAACCGTGCTTTCTTTTAA